A genomic window from Erpetoichthys calabaricus chromosome 17, fErpCal1.3, whole genome shotgun sequence includes:
- the bloc1s6 gene encoding biogenesis of lysosome-related organelles complex 1 subunit 6 isoform X1: MDKEMKDEESSVPAASHRSDTLELPFSEDAVLVDKDVIEKLTEGLVSHYLPDLQHSKLALQELTKNQSVLLDTLDQEIAKFRECNSLLDINALFVEAKLYHNKLVNIRKEMLMLHEKTTKLKKRALKLQQQKHKEILEQEQQRERELERERQLIAKPAKKT, translated from the exons ATGGACAAGGAGATGAAAGATGAGGAGAGCTCAGTCCCAGCTGCATCTCATCGTAGTGACACACTAG AGTTGCCTTTTTCTGAAGATGCAGTATTAGTGGACAAAGATGTGATTGAAAAGTTGACTGAAGGATTAGTCTCTCATTATCTACCAGACCTGCAGCATTCAAAATTGGCTTTGCAGGAGTTGAC AAAAAATCAGTCTGTACTACTAGACACACTGGACCAAGAAATTGCTAAATTCCGTGAATGTAATTCATTACTTGATATCAATGCACTA TTTGTAGAAGCCAAATTATACCATAATAAATTGGTAAATATAAGAAAGGAAATGCTAATGCTgcatgaaaaaacaacaaaattaaag aaaagagcaCTGAAACTtcagcaacaaaaacataaaGAGATACTGGAGCAAGAACAACAAAGAGAGAGG